In Nitrospirota bacterium, the following are encoded in one genomic region:
- a CDS encoding Fic family protein — MFKPNFKYTNKIVGALTQIAAARELVLNSPFIPKWEVSLRRDAIIRSAHSSTAIEGNRLSLEQVSDLAQGREIMATRKDKQEVLNYLKVLQAIDKLTDGKKITEKDILKIHKMVTRDTLENPSDCGVYRSRYVIVGNRLTGEVFFRPPSNEDVPKLMKALIMWLNFSEAQVLDPVIEAGISHYEFVRIHPFIDGNGRTARVLATLILYLRGFDAKQFFCLDDYYDSDRPSYYRALQSVNQKTLDLTAWLEYFVEGVKVSIAAVKESVVRLSSERLRKAKKGQIALTERQMKIVERIIRDKKITIGDVAKEFEISRQAALKEMNKLVGLKVVSLRGKGRGAYYELV; from the coding sequence ATGTTTAAACCAAACTTTAAATATACCAATAAAATTGTCGGTGCTCTTACTCAGATAGCCGCTGCAAGGGAACTCGTGCTGAATTCTCCTTTTATTCCGAAATGGGAGGTCTCGCTCCGGCGGGATGCTATTATCAGGTCTGCCCATTCATCTACTGCTATTGAAGGAAACAGGCTGTCTCTTGAACAGGTCAGCGATCTCGCACAGGGCCGTGAAATCATGGCAACGCGAAAAGACAAGCAGGAGGTTTTGAATTATCTCAAAGTTCTTCAGGCCATTGATAAGTTGACAGACGGCAAAAAAATAACTGAAAAAGACATTCTCAAGATTCATAAAATGGTAACGAGAGATACACTTGAAAATCCTTCTGATTGCGGCGTGTATCGGAGCCGCTATGTCATAGTCGGAAACAGATTGACAGGGGAGGTCTTTTTCAGGCCGCCTTCAAATGAAGATGTCCCAAAATTAATGAAGGCTTTGATTATGTGGCTGAATTTTTCTGAGGCACAGGTTCTTGACCCTGTTATTGAAGCCGGAATATCTCATTATGAATTTGTGAGAATTCATCCATTTATAGATGGCAATGGGAGAACTGCCCGTGTCCTTGCCACACTGATACTTTATTTGAGGGGTTTTGACGCAAAACAATTCTTCTGTCTGGATGATTATTATGATTCTGACAGGCCATCGTATTACCGTGCCCTTCAAAGCGTGAATCAAAAAACCCTTGATTTAACCGCATGGCTTGAGTATTTTGTTGAAGGCGTTAAGGTGAGCATCGCTGCTGTCAAGGAGAGCGTTGTCCGCCTCAGCAGTGAAAGACTGAGAAAGGCTAAGAAAGGGCAGATTGCTCTGACTGAAAGGCAGATGAAGATTGTGGAGAGAATAATCCGGGATAAAAAAATTACTATTGGTGACGTTGCGAAAGAATTTGAGATTTCAAGACAGGCTGCTTTAAAGGAGATGAACAAACTGGTCGGATTGAAGGTTGTTAGTCTCAGGGGAAAAGGCAGGGGGGCGTATTATGAGCTTGTCTAA
- a CDS encoding YjbQ family protein, protein MLRYINVRSSQRSEFIDITEKVNEVIKEAGIVSGICYVYVPHTTAAVTINEGADPSVHRDIQNALTRLVPQEMNYSHREGNADAHIKSSIIGTSQLVIIDEGRLVLGTWQAVYFCEFDGPRHRRVTLKLIADK, encoded by the coding sequence GTGCTTAGATATATAAATGTAAGAAGCAGCCAGAGAAGCGAATTTATTGACATAACTGAAAAGGTTAATGAGGTCATTAAAGAGGCAGGAATTGTCAGCGGAATATGCTATGTCTATGTGCCTCATACAACAGCGGCGGTAACAATAAATGAAGGCGCAGACCCCTCAGTGCACCGCGACATACAGAATGCATTGACCAGACTTGTCCCGCAGGAGATGAATTACTCCCACAGGGAAGGAAACGCCGATGCGCATATAAAATCGAGCATTATCGGGACATCACAGCTTGTTATTATTGACGAGGGCAGGCTCGTTCTCGGCACATGGCAGGCAGTTTACTTCTGCGAGTTTGACGGCCCCCGCCACAGAAGAGTAACACTCAAGCTTATAGCTGATAAATAG
- a CDS encoding 6-phosphofructokinase: MKETIAIIVGGGPAPGINGVISAATIEAIKKGKKVIGIVGGFKSLFAGDKKKALELTFDNVSKIHITGGSILRTSRDFPEKAKERFRVLMSTLKSLKTRYLITIGGEGTLYMARWIEKEAKGSIAVVHVPKTIDNDLPMPGGIQTFGYETARHWGVEIVENILEDARATGRWYFVTTMGRYTGHLALGIGKAAGATVTLIPEEFKEEKLSFKKVADILEGSIIKRLSIGKDYGVAVLAEGIANKFAPEELLRHECVEKDETGRVRLSEIQLGRVMKMLVNKSLESRGIKVTIVDKNIGYELRAANPIPFDAEYTRNLGYGAVKFLLMGGTGSMIVFYEGKLKSVPFCEMFEPETGKPKMRYVDITSEPYLVGREYMMRLEKEDFKPENIKKIAAAANMRVMEFKQRFLYIV; this comes from the coding sequence ATGAAAGAGACAATTGCAATAATCGTAGGCGGAGGTCCGGCGCCGGGCATTAACGGCGTTATCAGCGCTGCTACGATTGAGGCTATAAAGAAAGGCAAGAAGGTCATCGGCATAGTCGGAGGATTCAAGAGCCTTTTTGCAGGAGATAAGAAGAAGGCTTTAGAGCTTACTTTTGATAATGTAAGCAAGATTCACATCACAGGCGGTTCAATCCTTAGAACATCAAGAGATTTTCCTGAAAAAGCTAAAGAGCGTTTCAGGGTTCTCATGTCAACGCTGAAATCACTAAAGACAAGGTATCTTATTACAATCGGCGGCGAAGGAACTCTCTACATGGCAAGATGGATAGAAAAAGAGGCAAAGGGGAGCATTGCGGTTGTCCATGTTCCAAAGACAATAGACAATGACCTGCCTATGCCCGGCGGAATCCAGACATTCGGCTATGAGACTGCGAGGCACTGGGGAGTTGAAATCGTAGAAAACATCCTTGAAGATGCAAGGGCAACAGGAAGATGGTATTTTGTGACAACGATGGGCAGGTACACCGGACATCTTGCGCTCGGCATAGGGAAGGCGGCAGGAGCAACAGTCACGTTAATCCCCGAGGAATTTAAGGAAGAAAAGCTTTCATTTAAAAAAGTCGCTGACATACTTGAAGGCTCTATCATCAAGAGGCTTTCGATAGGCAAAGATTACGGTGTTGCAGTGCTCGCAGAGGGGATTGCAAACAAGTTTGCTCCTGAAGAGCTTCTGAGGCATGAATGCGTTGAGAAGGATGAGACAGGCAGGGTGAGGCTATCAGAGATTCAGCTTGGAAGGGTGATGAAGATGCTTGTGAATAAAAGTCTTGAAAGCCGGGGTATAAAAGTCACAATTGTTGATAAAAACATAGGGTATGAACTCAGGGCTGCAAACCCGATTCCGTTTGATGCTGAATATACAAGAAACCTCGGATACGGCGCCGTGAAATTTCTTTTAATGGGAGGCACAGGCTCCATGATAGTGTTTTACGAGGGCAAACTTAAATCAGTGCCTTTCTGTGAGATGTTTGAGCCTGAGACAGGAAAGCCGAAGATGAGATACGTTGACATAACCTCTGAACCGTATCTTGTCGGAAGGGAATATATGATGAGGCTGGAGAAGGAAGATTTCAAGCCTGAGAATATAAAGAAAATAGCAGCCGCGGCAAATATGAGAGTGATGGAGTTTAAGCAGAGGTTTTTGTATATTGTGTGA
- a CDS encoding class II fructose-bisphosphate aldolase, giving the protein MNLKELKGILSVNNGILELKDKAGLKKVMDELIYEAVFTEDKDRQIALFLLIKEAAKAAGSFPASIQGLYEEMGRSYPGFTVPAINIRGLTYDTAKAIFRKANAMNVGAVILEIARSEIGYTKQRPLEYSTVVLAAAVNEGFSGPVFIQGDHFQLVRKNYLADPKPETDYVKGLIKEAIEAEFYNIDIDSSTLVDLERPTTKEQQRPNFEKTAELGAYIRGIQPKGFDISIGGEIGEIGGKNSNPDELRAYLEGFKETFKAGKGLSKLSVQTGTAHGGVVLPDGTLAKVKIDFETLRTLSDMARKEYRLSGCVQHGASTLPEEAFHMFPETGTSEVHLATGFQNIMYDSKSMPSEFRDEIYQFIKTEYAKEWKEGQTEEQFIYSTRKKGFGPLKKKWWNLPSEVKGPIIKELEDRFGLLFDKLKVGNTKEIVNRTVKPMNVRKEIPEFLWKEL; this is encoded by the coding sequence ATGAATCTAAAAGAACTGAAGGGCATTCTCTCTGTCAATAATGGCATTCTGGAATTGAAAGATAAAGCAGGGCTGAAAAAAGTAATGGATGAGCTTATATATGAAGCGGTATTCACCGAAGATAAAGACAGGCAGATTGCGCTTTTTCTTCTAATAAAAGAGGCTGCAAAGGCAGCAGGCTCTTTTCCCGCATCAATACAGGGACTCTATGAAGAAATGGGAAGAAGCTATCCGGGTTTTACCGTGCCTGCAATCAATATCAGGGGGCTTACCTATGACACTGCGAAGGCAATATTCAGAAAGGCAAATGCAATGAATGTCGGCGCAGTCATACTTGAGATTGCTCGTTCAGAGATAGGCTATACAAAACAAAGGCCGCTTGAATATTCCACTGTTGTGCTTGCCGCTGCCGTAAACGAAGGATTCAGCGGGCCTGTGTTTATACAGGGCGACCATTTCCAGCTTGTAAGAAAAAACTACCTTGCTGACCCGAAACCTGAAACAGACTATGTGAAAGGCTTGATAAAAGAGGCGATAGAAGCGGAGTTTTATAACATTGATATTGACTCTTCAACGCTTGTTGACCTTGAAAGGCCGACGACCAAAGAACAGCAGAGGCCGAATTTTGAAAAGACAGCAGAGCTTGGGGCGTATATCAGGGGAATTCAACCGAAGGGTTTTGATATTTCAATCGGAGGAGAGATAGGAGAGATAGGAGGGAAGAACAGCAACCCTGATGAACTCAGGGCATATCTTGAAGGATTTAAGGAAACATTTAAGGCGGGCAAGGGATTGAGCAAGCTCAGTGTTCAGACAGGCACAGCCCATGGTGGAGTTGTGCTTCCTGACGGCACACTCGCAAAGGTAAAGATTGATTTTGAAACTCTGAGAACGTTGTCTGACATGGCAAGGAAAGAATACAGACTTTCAGGATGTGTTCAGCACGGAGCATCAACACTGCCTGAAGAGGCGTTCCACATGTTTCCGGAGACAGGCACATCAGAGGTGCATCTTGCAACAGGGTTTCAAAATATCATGTATGACAGCAAGTCAATGCCTTCAGAATTCAGGGATGAAATATATCAGTTCATAAAAACAGAATACGCAAAGGAATGGAAAGAAGGCCAGACAGAAGAGCAGTTTATATACAGTACAAGGAAGAAAGGATTCGGCCCTTTAAAGAAAAAGTGGTGGAACTTGCCGTCAGAAGTAAAAGGCCCGATAATAAAGGAGCTTGAGGACAGGTTCGGGCTTTTGTTTGATAAGCTGAAAGTCGGGAATACAAAGGAGATAGTCAACAGGACGGTAAAACCTATGAATGTAAGGAAAGAGATTCCTGAGTTTTTATGGAAAGAACTATAG
- a CDS encoding AAA family ATPase gives MIYNKFFGFREEPFGLTPNPKFLYMSKKHEEAIAHLNFGISENKGFIMLTGEVGSGKTTLIRYLLNTLGHDTHTSLIINPKVDPLELLKLINNDFGVTAAGSTEKDHLEALNNFLLDVFSKNEKAVLIIDEAQELSLESLEFIRLLSNFETNTKKLLQVILVGQPELKRIVASEPLKQLDQRIAVRYHLEPLSRDDTTIYINHRLRLAGGGMITFPPKGIRRIYKYSRGISRLINLACDRTLLFSYSEGNINIDNSMVRKAVRDLSSPDSKGTTDFLKPVIIGVSIFLLIVILAYGSVSREDSYFEKISSMLKGVKIEGGFFISDGIYMVSNEELFEAACTLNLLNIWGEKDLKGSVEADKEPAKRGFSVYKFGSDIDKAVKFNMPSILYMKHGKTNKCVVLRWVVGNDAMLIDPREGKNILPLKTFKNMITGGVVFYKNRYRGNNRILLLQQELKARGLYDYPATGELGPRTKQALMKFQEREGLGKTGELDEETAIILSNIEGVPKLAPE, from the coding sequence TTGATATACAATAAATTCTTCGGTTTCAGGGAAGAGCCGTTCGGCCTGACGCCTAATCCTAAGTTTCTCTACATGAGCAAGAAGCATGAGGAAGCAATTGCTCATCTGAATTTCGGCATCTCAGAGAATAAAGGTTTTATTATGCTCACGGGAGAAGTGGGCTCCGGAAAGACGACATTGATAAGGTATCTCCTTAATACCCTGGGCCATGATACTCATACCTCTCTGATAATCAATCCCAAGGTTGACCCTCTTGAGCTTCTCAAACTTATAAATAATGACTTTGGCGTCACTGCCGCAGGCAGTACAGAAAAGGACCATCTTGAGGCGCTGAACAATTTCCTGCTGGACGTATTTTCAAAAAATGAGAAGGCAGTCCTCATAATAGACGAGGCGCAGGAATTGAGCCTTGAAAGCCTTGAGTTTATCAGGCTTCTATCAAACTTTGAGACCAATACAAAAAAACTGCTTCAGGTGATTCTTGTCGGCCAGCCGGAGTTAAAGAGGATTGTTGCGAGCGAGCCGCTGAAACAACTGGACCAGAGGATTGCCGTCAGATACCATCTTGAGCCGTTAAGCCGCGATGATACAACTATATACATAAATCACAGGCTGAGGCTTGCAGGCGGCGGAATGATAACATTCCCTCCTAAAGGCATAAGACGTATTTATAAATACAGCCGCGGTATCTCGCGGCTTATTAACCTTGCTTGTGACAGGACGCTGCTGTTTTCCTATTCAGAAGGAAATATCAATATTGATAACAGCATGGTGAGAAAGGCTGTAAGGGATTTGAGCTCCCCTGACAGCAAAGGAACAACAGATTTTTTAAAGCCTGTAATAATAGGAGTATCCATATTCCTTCTTATTGTAATACTTGCATACGGCAGTGTATCCAGAGAGGACAGTTATTTTGAGAAGATTAGCAGTATGTTAAAAGGGGTGAAAATAGAGGGTGGTTTTTTCATAAGCGATGGTATATATATGGTATCCAATGAAGAACTTTTTGAGGCAGCCTGCACATTAAATCTCCTGAACATCTGGGGAGAAAAGGATTTAAAAGGCAGCGTTGAGGCTGATAAGGAGCCGGCGAAGAGAGGTTTTTCTGTTTATAAATTCGGCAGCGACATTGATAAGGCGGTGAAATTCAATATGCCGTCTATCCTCTATATGAAGCATGGGAAGACAAACAAGTGCGTGGTTCTCAGATGGGTTGTGGGAAATGATGCAATGCTGATAGACCCAAGGGAAGGAAAGAATATCCTGCCGCTAAAAACATTCAAGAATATGATTACAGGTGGAGTGGTATTTTACAAAAATCGATATAGAGGCAATAACAGGATTTTATTGCTCCAGCAGGAGTTAAAGGCGCGCGGCCTGTACGATTATCCTGCGACAGGGGAATTAGGGCCGAGGACGAAACAGGCCTTGATGAAATTTCAGGAAAGGGAAGGGCTCGGGAAGACAGGGGAACTTGATGAAGAAACGGCGATTATACTTTCAAATATTGAAGGCGTACCGAAACTGGCTCCGGAATGA
- a CDS encoding deoxyguanosinetriphosphate triphosphohydrolase has product MTIREQTEEIERKTLHPKACLSANSKGRMKPEKEGEIRTCFQRDRDRIIHSKAFRRLKHKTQVFLAPKGDHYRTRLTHVLEVSQIARTISRALRLNEDLTEAIALGHDLGHTPFGHAGEAILREIHPEGFDHYKQSLRVVDFLEQNGKGLNLTYEVRNGIVKHSKGKGMIIPETKADRAETLEGQVVRVSDIIAYVNHDLDDAIRAGVIKRTDIPKKIATILGDTHSGRIDRMVKDFIYQSLETDFEKLSMSSEVSSATYMLRDFLYERVYESDTTKVEFRKAKKILGDLYEYYLEHIEEVFKDIPAEKKLNKHRMVCDFVAGMTDRFAMMTYERLFLPQQWMVV; this is encoded by the coding sequence ATGACCATTCGTGAGCAGACAGAGGAGATTGAGCGAAAGACCCTTCATCCAAAGGCATGTCTTAGCGCAAACAGCAAAGGCAGAATGAAGCCTGAAAAAGAAGGCGAGATACGGACCTGCTTTCAGAGAGACCGTGACAGGATTATCCATTCAAAGGCATTCAGAAGATTAAAACACAAGACACAGGTCTTTCTTGCGCCTAAAGGCGACCACTACAGGACACGGCTCACCCATGTGCTTGAGGTGTCGCAGATTGCAAGGACTATTTCACGCGCATTGAGATTAAACGAAGATTTAACGGAGGCGATTGCGCTCGGCCACGACCTCGGTCATACACCTTTCGGACATGCAGGCGAGGCAATACTGAGGGAAATACATCCCGAAGGTTTTGACCATTATAAACAGAGCCTGAGGGTAGTGGATTTTCTTGAGCAGAACGGGAAAGGACTGAATCTCACTTATGAGGTAAGGAACGGCATTGTAAAACATTCAAAGGGCAAGGGAATGATTATTCCTGAAACAAAGGCAGACAGGGCAGAGACGCTTGAAGGGCAGGTAGTGCGCGTCTCGGATATCATTGCCTATGTCAACCACGACCTTGACGATGCGATAAGGGCAGGGGTTATAAAAAGAACCGACATTCCCAAAAAGATTGCAACTATTCTCGGAGATACACATTCCGGAAGAATAGACAGAATGGTAAAGGACTTCATATATCAATCCCTCGAAACAGACTTTGAAAAGCTCTCTATGAGCTCTGAGGTATCATCAGCAACATATATGCTCAGGGATTTTCTTTATGAGCGTGTGTATGAGAGCGATACTACGAAAGTAGAGTTCAGGAAAGCAAAAAAGATACTTGGCGATTTGTATGAATATTACCTTGAACATATTGAAGAGGTCTTTAAGGATATTCCAGCTGAAAAGAAGCTGAACAAGCACAGGATGGTTTGTGACTTTGTTGCAGGGATGACCGACAGGTTTGCGATGATGACCTACGAAAGATTATTTTTGCCCCAGCAGTGGATGGTGGTGTAG
- the ccsB gene encoding c-type cytochrome biogenesis protein CcsB produces MITLFFELALTFYFTATIISIVELFRSSKTTTKIMLLFVAAGFVLHTISIVLRYADAGRMPAVNPHEATSFFSWCTVLIFLILEFRYKIGLLGSFIMPLVFVLMLSSAMLPREIKPLSPELQSYWLSIHTILAFIGNAAFAMAAGIGVMYLIQERYVKSKHPSGLFQRLPSLQILDEINYRLITIGFPLLTLAIITGALWAQSAWGSYLKGDFRVVWAIITWLIYAVVLHTRLLAGWRGKRAAILSIIGFITILIAFFGIKLIKKGLHVFL; encoded by the coding sequence ATGATTACACTTTTCTTTGAACTTGCACTGACATTTTATTTTACAGCAACGATAATCAGCATTGTTGAACTCTTCAGGAGTTCAAAGACAACAACAAAAATAATGCTGCTCTTTGTTGCAGCCGGTTTTGTTCTGCACACTATAAGCATCGTCCTGCGTTATGCTGATGCAGGCCGTATGCCGGCAGTGAATCCGCACGAAGCAACATCTTTTTTTTCGTGGTGTACCGTACTTATATTCCTCATCCTTGAATTCAGATACAAGATCGGGCTCCTCGGTTCATTTATTATGCCTCTCGTCTTTGTCCTGATGCTTTCATCTGCAATGCTGCCAAGAGAGATCAAGCCTTTAAGCCCTGAACTCCAGAGCTACTGGCTCAGCATTCATACGATACTCGCATTCATAGGCAATGCAGCATTCGCAATGGCAGCAGGCATAGGAGTCATGTATCTGATTCAGGAGCGATATGTAAAATCAAAACATCCAAGCGGGCTGTTTCAGAGGCTGCCGAGCCTTCAAATCCTTGATGAGATAAACTACAGGCTGATAACAATCGGCTTCCCTCTGCTTACACTTGCAATTATAACCGGAGCGCTCTGGGCGCAGAGCGCATGGGGAAGCTACCTGAAAGGAGACTTCCGCGTGGTATGGGCCATTATCACCTGGCTTATATACGCCGTAGTTCTGCACACACGGCTTTTAGCAGGATGGAGAGGGAAAAGGGCTGCAATACTGTCTATCATCGGGTTCATTACAATCCTTATCGCATTCTTCGGGATTAAATTAATCAAAAAAGGTCTTCATGTCTTCCTATGA
- a CDS encoding glutamyl-tRNA reductase: MNILIVGLNHKTADVDIRERLAFNGQKLEEGLQRIKTLPDVKEAVILSTCNRVEIYAAVTNAAAAHEAIKNFISEFHGIDRSALETSLYAYEDINAVRHVFRVASSLDSMIVGEPQILGQIKDAFDFSLQKKTTGILLNKLMKKTISVAKRIRTETKIAENAVSISFAAVELAKKIFTDLSTKSFMLLGAGDMAELAARHLMSSGVKDVLVANRTYESGEKLAKEFNGRAVRFDDFIHEMVHTDIVICSTGASKYVLMKEQMQKVMKERRHKPVFIIDISVPRNIDPSINDIDNVYLYDVDDLHGIVDTNKLERQKEAEKAEGIIAEEIETFQKWLASLDSVPTVVALRNRADAVKKEEIEKLLNKLPALGEKEKEAVEYMANAIINKLIHPPTAALKEDSEDKDILIAAIRKLYGLDKEE; this comes from the coding sequence ATGAATATTCTTATTGTAGGGCTTAATCATAAGACTGCTGATGTAGACATCAGGGAAAGGCTTGCCTTTAACGGACAAAAACTTGAGGAAGGCCTGCAGAGGATTAAAACCCTTCCTGATGTAAAAGAGGCTGTCATCCTGTCAACATGCAACAGGGTTGAAATCTATGCTGCTGTAACCAACGCTGCAGCTGCGCATGAGGCAATAAAAAATTTCATCTCTGAGTTTCATGGGATTGACAGGAGCGCACTTGAAACATCACTTTACGCATACGAAGACATAAACGCTGTCAGGCATGTCTTCAGGGTTGCATCAAGCCTTGATTCAATGATTGTCGGCGAACCTCAGATACTCGGTCAGATTAAAGATGCGTTTGATTTTTCACTCCAGAAAAAAACAACAGGGATACTGCTCAATAAACTCATGAAAAAGACAATCTCTGTAGCCAAGCGGATACGCACAGAGACAAAGATTGCTGAAAATGCAGTGTCAATAAGCTTTGCTGCCGTTGAACTCGCAAAAAAGATTTTTACAGACCTCTCAACAAAATCTTTTATGCTCCTCGGAGCCGGTGACATGGCAGAACTTGCGGCAAGACACCTCATGAGCAGCGGAGTTAAGGATGTCCTCGTTGCAAACAGGACTTATGAGAGTGGAGAGAAACTTGCCAAAGAATTCAATGGCCGGGCTGTAAGATTTGACGATTTTATACATGAGATGGTCCATACGGATATTGTCATATGTTCAACAGGCGCATCAAAATACGTGCTCATGAAAGAACAGATGCAGAAGGTCATGAAAGAAAGAAGGCATAAGCCCGTTTTTATAATTGACATCTCTGTGCCAAGAAACATAGACCCTTCCATAAATGACATAGACAATGTCTATCTTTATGATGTTGATGACCTGCATGGGATTGTTGATACAAACAAGCTTGAGCGGCAGAAAGAGGCTGAGAAGGCCGAAGGCATAATAGCTGAGGAGATAGAAACCTTTCAAAAATGGCTGGCATCGCTTGACTCTGTTCCGACAGTCGTTGCCCTGCGCAACAGGGCGGACGCCGTCAAAAAAGAAGAGATTGAAAAACTTCTGAACAAACTGCCTGCACTTGGAGAAAAAGAAAAAGAGGCTGTTGAATACATGGCAAATGCAATCATTAACAAGCTCATTCATCCACCCACTGCCGCTCTAAAAGAAGACTCCGAGGACAAAGACATCCTCATCGCAGCAATCAGAAAACTTTACGGGTTGGATAAGGAGGAGTAA